The Mucilaginibacter mallensis genome has a segment encoding these proteins:
- a CDS encoding FecR family protein, translated as MYSKIKQLFQRYQSGKASPAEHKIVEDWFEEFNDRQQEPIDEEQKTMLFGPMDRKIQAMLYPRKSYVWLKAAAAVLLALSATLVIHHINSASSPLIAYQVIKVPNGIKEEITLPDSSVIYLNSGSSVSIPSDFGNKKREISFTGEAFFIIKHNPNKPFTLHAGKLLIADIGTSFDVKAYPEDRQISVAVETGSVAVEKKTAAGKSTVLTGSMTQNQQLIYNKANDTHTLGKIPSANIASWHNNQLRFDNASFAEIASQLERWYNVSVKLSDPEVQGRRYTISFDDEPVDHVLDVLARLSGATYQINHQNIVIHLKNAKNMK; from the coding sequence ATGTATAGCAAGATTAAGCAACTCTTTCAGCGGTATCAATCAGGAAAAGCCAGCCCTGCGGAACATAAAATAGTAGAGGATTGGTTCGAGGAGTTTAATGACAGGCAGCAAGAGCCAATAGATGAAGAGCAAAAAACCATGCTTTTCGGCCCGATGGACAGGAAGATACAGGCTATGCTGTATCCCCGTAAATCATATGTATGGTTAAAAGCCGCCGCCGCTGTATTACTTGCTTTAAGTGCAACCTTAGTTATTCACCATATCAATTCAGCAAGTTCGCCGCTTATTGCTTACCAGGTTATAAAGGTACCGAATGGCATAAAAGAGGAAATAACATTACCCGATAGCAGTGTCATCTATTTAAATTCAGGATCCAGCGTTAGTATACCATCAGATTTTGGCAACAAAAAAAGGGAAATATCTTTTACGGGTGAGGCTTTTTTTATTATCAAGCATAACCCTAATAAGCCATTTACCCTGCATGCCGGCAAATTACTGATAGCTGATATAGGAACTTCATTTGATGTTAAGGCTTATCCTGAAGACAGGCAGATCAGCGTAGCTGTTGAAACCGGGAGCGTAGCTGTTGAAAAGAAGACAGCGGCAGGAAAATCGACAGTTTTAACCGGTTCAATGACTCAGAACCAGCAACTCATCTATAATAAAGCTAACGATACCCATACACTTGGCAAAATACCATCGGCAAATATTGCCTCGTGGCACAATAATCAGCTTCGTTTTGATAATGCTTCGTTTGCGGAAATAGCCAGTCAGCTGGAGCGATGGTATAATGTTTCTGTAAAATTAAGTGATCCTGAAGTGCAGGGCAGGCGCTATACCATCAGCTTTGATGATGAACCTGTAGACCATGTGTTGGATGTGCTGGCCAGACTAAGCGGAGCTACCTATCAAATTAATCATCAAAATATAGTTATCCATCTTAAAAACGCTAAAAACATGAAGTAA
- a CDS encoding RNA polymerase sigma factor: protein MVYQDLTEQVLLNKCSTNDTAAFQVIYDDFKTFVFGIVNARIDDRDDALDVTQDIFISLWENRKQLAGIRDFKTYLYVYSRNKVISAYRKKNIRLKGETYLLEKLDRVEHSSEQNLFARELTTSIDNAVGLLPETMRNCYTLSKSEGKTNNEIADILQISEKTVRNNVSEALKRLRFYLQRNNPEIFMLLLSLSLLFRY from the coding sequence ATGGTTTATCAGGATCTGACGGAGCAAGTATTGTTGAATAAGTGCAGCACTAATGATACGGCAGCGTTCCAGGTGATTTATGATGATTTTAAAACATTCGTATTTGGTATTGTGAATGCCAGGATCGACGACCGGGACGATGCGCTGGATGTAACACAGGATATTTTTATCAGTCTGTGGGAAAACAGGAAGCAACTGGCGGGTATAAGGGACTTCAAAACCTACCTATATGTTTATAGCCGTAACAAGGTAATATCGGCCTACCGGAAAAAGAATATCCGGCTTAAGGGCGAAACTTATTTATTGGAAAAGCTTGATCGGGTAGAGCATTCGTCAGAGCAGAATCTGTTTGCCAGGGAGCTCACTACCTCCATTGATAACGCTGTTGGGTTGCTGCCCGAGACCATGCGCAACTGCTATACTTTAAGTAAAAGTGAGGGCAAAACCAATAACGAGATCGCCGATATCTTACAAATTTCAGAAAAAACGGTCAGGAATAATGTTTCAGAAGCCTTAAAGCGCCTGCGTTTCTATCTTCAACGCAACAATCCTGAAATCTTTATGCTGTTGCTCTCACTATCTCTTTTATTCCGTTATTAA
- a CDS encoding NADP-dependent oxidoreductase: MNVIEYTAYGNSDVIKSGQVDKPEPKENEILIKVDATTVNPMDMKLRTGVLQEQIPLTFPYIPGLDVAGTIEAVGDKVNRLKVGDVVFATTFGGTYADYVVIKEEQATKIPNNVSTDEAASLAVPLVTAYTFLVENGKVKAGEKVLIHGAAGGVGVVMVQLAKALGAYIIGTASGKGLELAKSYGADEVIDYKEQDFTTLVKDVDLVIDLAGGETQLKSFGVIKSGGLLLSAVMPPSEDLAKQHNITAKFISSGPGYHKLEFGTKLVEEGKIKPQIAQILDLKDAARAQDMVSVGGLNGKVVLKVGA; this comes from the coding sequence ATGAATGTAATAGAATATACGGCATATGGAAATTCCGATGTTATAAAATCAGGGCAGGTTGATAAGCCGGAGCCAAAGGAAAACGAGATTTTAATAAAGGTAGATGCCACCACGGTAAACCCAATGGATATGAAGCTGCGGACCGGTGTGCTGCAAGAACAAATACCGCTAACTTTTCCTTACATCCCAGGGCTGGATGTTGCCGGTACAATAGAGGCTGTTGGCGATAAGGTTAACCGTTTAAAAGTTGGTGATGTAGTATTTGCAACCACTTTTGGCGGTACTTATGCAGATTATGTGGTGATAAAAGAGGAGCAGGCTACCAAAATACCAAACAATGTAAGTACAGATGAAGCCGCCTCTCTGGCTGTGCCTTTGGTTACCGCTTACACTTTTTTGGTTGAGAACGGCAAGGTGAAAGCCGGGGAAAAAGTATTGATACATGGCGCTGCCGGTGGGGTAGGTGTGGTAATGGTGCAACTGGCCAAAGCCCTTGGCGCTTATATAATAGGCACCGCATCGGGTAAAGGTTTGGAGCTCGCGAAATCATACGGGGCCGATGAAGTTATTGATTATAAAGAGCAGGATTTTACCACACTGGTAAAAGATGTTGACCTGGTTATTGACCTTGCAGGCGGTGAAACGCAGCTCAAATCATTCGGTGTAATTAAATCAGGCGGCCTGTTGCTAAGCGCTGTAATGCCGCCATCAGAAGATCTAGCCAAACAGCACAATATTACCGCTAAGTTTATTTCGTCGGGCCCCGGTTATCATAAACTGGAGTTCGGTACAAAGCTGGTTGAAGAGGGAAAAATAAAACCACAGATAGCTCAAATCCTGGATTTAAAAGATGCAGCCCGTGCGCAGGATATGGTTTCGGTAGGTGGGTTAAATGGCAAGGTTGTGCTGAAGGTTGGTGCTTGA
- a CDS encoding alpha/beta fold hydrolase — protein sequence MENSKAGYAPVNGLNMYYEIHGNGDIPLVLVHGGGSTIETTFGNLLPIFSTYNKIIAVELQAHGRTSDRDAPESFMQDADDVAGLLNYLKVDKANFLGFSNGGSTVMQIAIRHQHMVNKIVVISGAYRRDGFIPGLFDGLQNATINDMPEFLKTAYLKVASQNNLEVMFNKDRERMLTFKDWNDDDLRSIKAAALIMVADQDVITAEHTLKMARLIPGARLAILPAFHSSIIGEAGAIEKDNKLYELTAAFVKEFLIG from the coding sequence ATGGAAAATTCAAAAGCAGGCTATGCCCCGGTAAACGGGCTAAATATGTATTATGAAATACATGGCAATGGAGATATACCTTTGGTACTCGTACATGGTGGTGGTTCAACTATCGAAACTACTTTTGGTAACCTTTTGCCGATATTCTCAACTTATAACAAAATAATCGCCGTTGAGCTGCAGGCCCATGGCCGCACAAGCGACAGGGATGCCCCGGAATCTTTTATGCAGGATGCCGATGATGTAGCCGGGTTGCTTAATTACCTGAAGGTGGATAAAGCCAATTTCTTAGGCTTTAGTAATGGCGGCAGCACTGTTATGCAAATTGCCATAAGGCATCAGCATATGGTCAATAAAATAGTTGTTATTTCAGGCGCTTATAGACGGGACGGATTTATCCCCGGTCTTTTTGATGGATTGCAAAATGCCACAATAAATGATATGCCGGAATTCCTGAAAACAGCTTATTTAAAAGTGGCGTCGCAGAATAACCTGGAAGTAATGTTTAATAAGGACAGGGAACGGATGCTAACCTTTAAAGACTGGAATGATGATGATCTGCGATCGATAAAAGCAGCGGCATTGATTATGGTAGCCGATCAGGATGTAATAACCGCTGAGCACACGTTAAAAATGGCACGACTAATACCCGGTGCACGCCTGGCCATATTACCTGCCTTCCACAGCTCAATTATTGGCGAGGCGGGCGCTATTGAAAAAGACAACAAGTTATATGAGCTTACGGCCGCATTTGTTAAAGAGTTTTTAATTGGATAG
- a CDS encoding metallophosphoesterase, with the protein MERRDFVKNTALAAIGASLIGGPLSALAEAKITHLESEDLSPSALKDDYALHFMALGDWGRNGEYDQTQVATQMGLWGASHPNNFVISVGDNFYPKGVISEEDPLWHYSFENIYTAHSLQCDWYPVLGNHDWHSDVDAQIRYSKVSRRWDMPARYYSKEVGLNKDADKEIKTPGAPKSKDKVLFVMMDTDPFLHEDKADYVEKQVAWLKDTLANASADVKWKIVIGHHPCYTVGPRINNYDTITMRKTLPQIFADNKVDVYLSGHEHSLQHLKPEGFCHQFISGAGSELTPVTTGIPYSRFQASDHGFMYFSADANRLNVKAVNYSGNILYETTLTK; encoded by the coding sequence ATGGAACGCAGAGATTTCGTAAAGAATACAGCCCTGGCAGCAATTGGAGCGTCTTTGATCGGAGGTCCGCTAAGTGCTTTGGCTGAAGCTAAAATAACCCATCTGGAAAGCGAAGACCTGTCGCCTTCGGCATTGAAAGATGATTACGCGCTGCACTTTATGGCTTTGGGCGATTGGGGCCGCAATGGTGAATATGACCAAACGCAGGTCGCCACGCAAATGGGATTGTGGGGTGCATCACACCCTAACAACTTTGTTATTTCTGTTGGCGATAACTTTTATCCGAAAGGGGTTATCAGCGAGGAAGATCCCTTATGGCATTATTCTTTTGAAAACATATACACCGCTCATTCACTGCAATGCGATTGGTACCCGGTTTTGGGTAACCACGACTGGCATTCGGATGTAGATGCGCAGATACGTTACAGCAAAGTAAGCCGCCGTTGGGATATGCCTGCGCGCTATTACTCAAAAGAAGTTGGTTTAAATAAGGATGCTGATAAGGAAATAAAAACTCCGGGAGCGCCTAAAAGCAAGGATAAAGTGCTTTTTGTAATGATGGATACCGATCCGTTTTTGCATGAGGATAAGGCTGATTATGTTGAAAAGCAAGTCGCCTGGTTAAAGGATACATTGGCAAATGCGTCAGCGGATGTCAAGTGGAAGATAGTTATAGGCCACCACCCATGCTATACCGTTGGCCCGCGTATCAATAACTATGATACGATAACGATGCGGAAAACCTTGCCGCAGATATTTGCAGATAACAAGGTGGATGTGTATTTATCGGGCCACGAGCATTCATTACAGCACCTTAAACCAGAGGGCTTTTGTCACCAGTTTATTTCGGGTGCAGGGTCGGAGTTAACACCGGTAACCACCGGTATCCCTTACAGCCGCTTTCAGGCTTCGGATCATGGCTTTATGTATTTTTCTGCAGATGCCAACAGGCTAAATGTTAAAGCGGTAAACTATAGCGGAAACATTTTATACGAAACAACCTTAACCAAATAA
- a CDS encoding YncE family protein has product MKRILLFFCCSAALFLNTLTSSAQSYVLDKTIALPGNGGYDYAFIDQVNHRLYASHGTAVNVVDLQTEKVIGTISGMKGVHGIAVANDLNRGFITDGKANAVVAFDINTLKIIKTIPLTGNGPDGIIYDPSSKKIFAFEGDSNSAAVIDPKELKQTGSVALGGGPEFAVADGKGLIYNNLEDKNSLNVIDTKTLKVIHNYPLEPCGGPTGIAMDKDNQRLFTVCRKNTGMSVIDTKTGKVIQTLPIGAGVDAVVYDAATKLIIASNGDGTATVFKQNSADSYELVQTLKTQYRAKTMALDTATHKLYLPVADYQPGTKTQIADTFKLLVFTLK; this is encoded by the coding sequence ATGAAAAGGATCTTATTATTTTTTTGCTGCTCTGCTGCATTATTTTTAAACACATTAACCTCATCGGCACAAAGCTATGTGCTTGATAAAACAATTGCCCTGCCCGGTAATGGTGGTTATGATTATGCTTTTATTGACCAGGTAAATCATCGTTTATATGCCTCACACGGTACTGCTGTAAACGTGGTTGACCTGCAAACAGAAAAAGTTATAGGCACCATAAGCGGCATGAAGGGCGTACACGGCATAGCTGTAGCTAACGACTTGAACAGGGGCTTTATAACTGATGGCAAGGCAAATGCTGTTGTTGCCTTTGACATCAATACCCTTAAAATTATTAAAACCATACCCTTAACAGGCAATGGTCCCGATGGTATTATTTATGACCCGTCATCAAAAAAAATATTTGCTTTTGAGGGCGATAGTAACAGCGCCGCAGTGATTGACCCTAAAGAATTAAAACAAACAGGCTCAGTAGCTTTAGGCGGAGGCCCTGAGTTTGCTGTGGCGGATGGCAAGGGCTTAATCTATAACAATCTTGAAGATAAAAACAGCCTGAACGTTATTGATACCAAAACCCTTAAAGTGATCCATAACTACCCGCTTGAACCTTGCGGCGGCCCTACAGGGATAGCTATGGATAAGGATAACCAGCGTTTATTTACCGTATGCCGCAAAAATACCGGCATGAGTGTTATTGATACAAAAACCGGTAAAGTGATACAAACCTTACCTATTGGCGCCGGTGTTGATGCCGTGGTTTATGATGCTGCCACCAAACTGATCATCGCATCAAATGGTGATGGAACGGCTACTGTATTCAAACAGAACTCAGCTGATAGCTATGAATTGGTGCAGACCTTAAAAACACAGTATCGTGCCAAAACAATGGCTTTAGATACTGCCACACATAAGTTATATTTACCCGTGGCCGATTATCAGCCTGGAACAAAAACCCAGATAGCCGACACATTTAAGTTGTTGGTGTTCACCTTAAAATAA
- a CDS encoding right-handed parallel beta-helix repeat-containing protein — MKNRFSLLVTGLAFVAALASCSKNESTKNVTPVLPPSHPITAGNISGFVKGTLLAGSTYTVTSDLTVKKGDTLAAQPGAIVIVKGDAQITVDGVLQVLGTQTKPVYFNSDVQTPGSWGGLACDSAQAVTIKWAHIDNAGGPDPTGSPRKTVSVVSQIAVDIEDSWITNGQDDEISIRGAAKITILRNTIVSSGSTDGEAINIKDGATGDIAYNVVFSQAGTGVKLETNATVPFPQTIVNVYNNTLVSNGWRRGAAEPGRGVSIGVNAIGHVYNNIMVNDYQGFELFTDGDAKNTTYGNNLFFATAATFVDKTVTPTVTVNLAANFYPSDGVGKAQGTDLISVDPQFTSFTGSFVLPNGAANPNDFHLKTGSPAIGKGNTTYNADLGAYTSDGKGNKH; from the coding sequence ATGAAAAACAGATTTTCCTTATTAGTAACCGGCCTGGCCTTTGTGGCGGCTTTGGCCTCATGCTCCAAAAATGAGAGCACAAAAAACGTTACCCCGGTTTTACCGCCTTCACATCCTATTACGGCGGGTAACATCAGCGGTTTTGTAAAAGGTACTTTGCTGGCTGGCAGTACTTATACTGTTACCTCAGATCTTACCGTTAAAAAAGGCGATACACTGGCCGCACAACCAGGTGCAATAGTTATTGTAAAAGGCGATGCTCAGATCACTGTTGATGGTGTTTTGCAGGTACTGGGTACACAAACAAAACCGGTATATTTTAACTCCGATGTACAAACACCGGGCTCATGGGGCGGCTTAGCCTGCGATAGCGCACAAGCGGTTACTATTAAATGGGCCCATATTGATAATGCAGGTGGCCCTGATCCAACCGGTAGCCCAAGAAAAACAGTATCTGTAGTATCACAGATTGCTGTTGATATAGAGGATTCATGGATCACGAACGGACAGGACGATGAGATTAGCATCAGGGGTGCTGCCAAAATCACCATTCTGCGCAATACTATTGTTTCATCCGGTAGCACAGATGGAGAAGCAATTAACATAAAAGATGGTGCAACTGGTGATATAGCTTATAATGTTGTATTTAGCCAGGCTGGTACAGGTGTTAAACTGGAAACAAATGCTACGGTACCTTTTCCGCAAACTATTGTAAATGTTTACAACAACACACTCGTATCCAATGGATGGAGAAGAGGTGCTGCTGAACCCGGCAGAGGTGTATCTATTGGCGTAAATGCAATTGGCCACGTGTATAACAACATTATGGTAAATGATTACCAGGGTTTTGAATTGTTTACGGATGGCGATGCCAAAAACACCACTTATGGTAATAACCTTTTCTTTGCTACAGCAGCTACATTTGTTGATAAAACAGTTACGCCAACAGTTACAGTTAACCTGGCAGCCAATTTTTACCCAAGCGATGGTGTTGGTAAAGCACAAGGAACTGACCTGATCAGTGTTGATCCGCAGTTCACATCATTCACTGGCTCATTTGTGTTGCCTAACGGGGCTGCAAATCCTAATGATTTTCACCTTAAAACAGGTTCACCTGCAATTGGCAAGGGTAATACAACTTACAATGCTGATTTAGGTGCTTACACATCTGATGGTAAAGGAAACAAACACTAA
- a CDS encoding TonB-dependent receptor: MIRKLYFFIFFVLFTTAAWAQNATLKGHITDKQTGEVLPGAVIHFDDYKNAVSANEKGEYTLANITPGEYKVKVKFIGYSEFEQKIKIGAGQVMLLDIKLESKTNDLKTVTVFGKLDKESEAAGRTSEKNADNITNVVTAKVMERSPDINAANVLSRVSGVTIQRNTGGDEAYAIIRGLEPRYNNTLINGVKVTSPDEKSRYVSLDIVPSDMLQRIEVSKSLLPEMEGDAIGGTVNLIFKDAPDTMLLKATAQVGYSQIFLDRKFYTFSKQDIQQQSPSARYGSSYTAQPGDFSRSNLDFEPKTALPSTVVGLTYGKRFLDGKLGIMLSDNFQNQYYGSNSQFNPVVPNPQNDFKPGITDVSNLTYSNQQLNNGLSFHADYKIDDHNQILVNNVLLYSYLAQARLSIDTSIVGGNGGRVGPGTGSVVNDDRSLTQKEFLENLKLEGKHILSKHFLFDWAGVFSTSTKKVPDEADISIDHKINADFTSTPYYFDGISHTWQHNNDKDESGLANLTYRARVKDIPVEIKVGGLYRHKDRYNAEDQYNLKPDTDASGKKQQFTSIYNAQWTVYNAKGTAGYDVNNYTAFEDISAGYAEFKVSFPKLDIFGGVREEHTSQGFDYITFIPTLENDVRKNYTDMLPSLQLNYKLTDKSQLRASFFESISRPNYYELVPYTIQGVSGINEMGNPALKHATADNFDLRYELYPKDDEQIFVSAFYKKLYNPIELALTGFGSGDITYTPENVAPQATIEGIELVYTKYFGHFGVSANYAYIYSNVKSLKVVPDSVGPNNTTITKLQSRPLQGQTNNSLNASLMYRDKHHGIYVQLAYQYLGKTLSQVYANYGYDYYTQPQSFLALSGEKALDRHFTIFGKFNNLLNTPTTIKINDITVGQNIYKANYNIGLRYTH, from the coding sequence ATGATCAGAAAGCTTTACTTTTTTATATTTTTCGTACTGTTTACAACCGCCGCCTGGGCTCAGAATGCTACGTTAAAAGGCCACATTACAGATAAGCAAACGGGTGAGGTTTTACCCGGCGCGGTAATACATTTTGATGATTACAAGAATGCCGTTTCGGCAAACGAAAAGGGTGAATATACCTTAGCCAATATTACTCCCGGCGAGTATAAGGTGAAGGTTAAATTTATTGGTTATTCAGAATTCGAGCAAAAGATCAAGATTGGCGCGGGCCAGGTAATGCTGCTCGATATTAAACTGGAATCAAAAACCAATGATCTTAAAACAGTAACCGTTTTCGGAAAGCTTGATAAGGAATCAGAAGCTGCCGGGCGCACATCCGAAAAAAATGCAGATAACATTACCAATGTGGTTACCGCTAAAGTTATGGAGCGATCGCCGGATATTAACGCGGCCAATGTGCTGTCGCGGGTATCAGGTGTAACCATACAGCGCAACACCGGCGGCGATGAAGCTTATGCCATTATCCGCGGACTCGAACCTCGTTATAACAACACACTTATTAATGGTGTAAAGGTTACCAGCCCTGATGAAAAATCAAGATATGTATCGCTTGATATTGTGCCATCAGACATGCTGCAACGGATAGAGGTAAGCAAATCATTACTGCCCGAAATGGAGGGTGATGCTATTGGTGGCACGGTGAACCTGATCTTTAAGGATGCTCCTGATACCATGCTGCTAAAAGCAACCGCGCAGGTTGGTTACAGCCAGATCTTTCTCGACCGTAAGTTCTATACCTTCTCAAAACAGGATATTCAGCAGCAGAGCCCCTCTGCGCGTTATGGGAGTAGTTATACAGCCCAGCCCGGTGATTTTAGTCGCTCAAATCTTGATTTTGAACCCAAAACGGCGCTGCCATCAACTGTAGTGGGACTAACCTATGGCAAACGTTTCCTGGATGGGAAATTGGGTATCATGTTATCTGATAATTTTCAAAACCAATATTATGGTTCTAATTCCCAATTTAACCCGGTAGTGCCTAATCCGCAGAATGACTTTAAGCCGGGCATAACTGATGTTTCAAACCTTACCTATTCAAATCAGCAATTAAACAACGGTCTTTCATTTCATGCTGATTATAAGATTGATGATCATAATCAGATCTTAGTAAACAATGTTTTGTTGTACAGCTACCTGGCACAGGCCCGTCTGAGTATTGATACCTCAATAGTGGGTGGTAATGGCGGTAGGGTTGGTCCCGGGACAGGCTCGGTTGTTAATGACGACCGGTCGCTAACCCAAAAGGAGTTCCTCGAGAACCTTAAGCTGGAGGGTAAACACATCCTTTCAAAACATTTTTTGTTTGATTGGGCCGGCGTATTTTCTACATCAACCAAAAAAGTACCTGATGAGGCTGATATCTCCATCGACCATAAAATAAATGCTGACTTTACCAGCACCCCCTATTATTTTGATGGCATAAGCCATACATGGCAGCACAATAATGATAAGGACGAAAGCGGCCTGGCCAACCTTACGTATAGGGCCAGGGTTAAAGATATACCGGTAGAGATAAAGGTTGGTGGTTTATACCGCCATAAGGACAGGTATAATGCCGAGGATCAATATAATTTAAAGCCAGATACCGATGCCAGCGGTAAAAAGCAGCAATTCACCAGCATTTATAATGCACAATGGACCGTTTACAATGCAAAGGGCACAGCCGGTTACGATGTAAATAATTATACCGCTTTTGAAGATATATCGGCAGGCTATGCGGAGTTTAAAGTTTCATTCCCTAAGCTGGATATTTTTGGCGGGGTTAGGGAAGAGCATACTTCGCAGGGATTTGACTATATTACCTTTATTCCAACACTGGAAAATGATGTAAGAAAGAACTATACCGATATGCTGCCCAGCTTGCAGTTAAATTATAAATTAACTGATAAAAGTCAGCTTAGAGCTTCCTTTTTTGAATCCATTTCGCGGCCCAATTATTATGAGCTGGTGCCTTATACTATTCAGGGTGTAAGCGGTATTAATGAAATGGGTAATCCGGCCCTAAAACATGCCACAGCAGACAACTTTGACCTTAGGTATGAGCTTTATCCAAAGGATGATGAGCAGATATTTGTAAGTGCATTTTACAAAAAACTATATAACCCCATTGAGCTTGCATTAACAGGTTTTGGCAGTGGCGATATTACCTACACGCCCGAAAACGTTGCGCCCCAGGCTACCATTGAGGGTATTGAATTGGTCTACACTAAATACTTCGGGCATTTCGGGGTGTCGGCAAATTATGCCTACATCTATTCAAATGTAAAATCATTAAAAGTGGTTCCTGATTCTGTAGGGCCCAATAATACTACAATAACCAAATTACAGAGCAGGCCATTGCAGGGGCAAACCAATAATTCATTAAATGCATCATTAATGTACCGCGATAAGCACCATGGCATATATGTTCAATTAGCTTACCAGTACCTGGGCAAAACGCTTTCGCAGGTTTATGCTAATTACGGGTACGATTATTACACGCAGCCCCAGTCATTCCTGGCACTATCGGGCGAAAAAGCATTGGACAGGCACTTCACCATATTCGGAAAGTTCAATAACCTTTTAAACACACCAACAACTATAAAGATCAACGATATAACGGTAGGTCAGAATATTTATAAGGCTAACTATAACATCGGTTTACGGTACACACACTAA
- a CDS encoding sensor histidine kinase — protein sequence MKLLARYNRVTLMTTVIIMLLTGIAYYQAISWTFTRQKDKDLTDEETEINEYVNLNHRLPEIFETEHQQVSFTKINIGPVKRVFVDTTYFKIWGKSNPKRQEFHAIGGYEPARGLITSVIVAHQYYKVAIIHSKVETEDLIQIIFSITIGVILLLLIILFATNRFILNRLWKPFYNLMQELDLFNITDKNIIPKIDTSIDEFKRLNNSVANMSSRAKRDYQTLKTFTENAAHELNTPIAIINSKLDLLIQTENFSEWQGKLLTELYGGVLRLNRLNQSLLLLVKIENQLMDEYQQINLHELIEGMIIQFDDIYRDKGLTLTYKLEKKEIFASRYLMEILLSNLIINAIRHNYPGGEIIINLTAENFIIQNTGDGEPLNKEEIFIRFHKSSGSEGSGLGLTISRQICENFNFLLDYGFHSPYHAFIVSFSNQA from the coding sequence ATGAAGCTTTTAGCAAGATATAATCGTGTAACCCTGATGACCACCGTCATCATCATGCTTTTAACCGGCATCGCTTATTACCAGGCCATTAGCTGGACATTTACCAGGCAAAAAGATAAAGATCTAACGGATGAGGAAACAGAGATTAATGAATATGTAAATCTTAATCATCGCCTGCCGGAAATTTTTGAAACCGAACACCAGCAAGTAAGCTTTACCAAAATAAATATAGGTCCGGTAAAGCGGGTGTTCGTTGATACAACTTATTTTAAAATATGGGGAAAGAGTAATCCCAAAAGGCAAGAATTTCATGCAATAGGAGGATATGAGCCTGCCAGGGGACTTATAACCTCGGTTATAGTTGCACATCAATATTATAAGGTAGCTATCATCCATTCAAAAGTAGAAACAGAGGATTTGATCCAGATTATCTTCTCAATCACAATAGGTGTTATCCTGCTCTTACTGATTATATTATTTGCAACCAACCGGTTCATCCTGAATCGGCTATGGAAGCCTTTCTATAATCTTATGCAAGAACTGGATCTGTTTAATATCACGGATAAAAATATAATCCCCAAAATTGATACCTCTATTGATGAATTTAAGCGGTTGAATAATTCAGTAGCTAATATGAGCAGTAGGGCAAAGCGTGATTACCAAACGCTGAAAACCTTTACCGAAAATGCCGCGCATGAACTCAATACCCCAATTGCTATCATCAACTCAAAATTGGATCTGCTCATACAAACCGAAAATTTTAGCGAATGGCAGGGTAAATTATTAACAGAATTGTATGGCGGCGTTTTACGTTTAAACAGGTTAAATCAATCCTTATTATTATTAGTTAAAATTGAGAACCAGTTGATGGATGAATATCAACAGATCAACTTACATGAGCTGATTGAAGGAATGATCATTCAGTTTGATGACATATATCGCGATAAAGGATTAACACTTACCTATAAGCTGGAAAAAAAGGAAATTTTTGCAAGCCGGTATTTGATGGAGATCTTATTGAGCAATCTTATTATTAATGCAATAAGGCATAATTATCCCGGCGGCGAAATCATTATCAACTTGACCGCTGAAAATTTTATTATACAAAATACTGGGGATGGTGAGCCGTTGAACAAAGAAGAAATATTTATAAGGTTTCATAAATCATCCGGTTCAGAAGGCAGCGGATTAGGTTTAACCATATCCAGGCAGATATGCGAAAATTTCAATTTTTTGTTGGATTATGGATTCCATTCGCCATATCATGCTTTTATAGTAAGCTTCTCAAATCAGGCTTAA